A genomic stretch from Aedes albopictus strain Foshan chromosome 2, AalbF5, whole genome shotgun sequence includes:
- the LOC134286551 gene encoding uncharacterized protein K02A2.6-like: protein MHKFPNGALKAVAHASRSLTDAEKCYGQVEKEGLALVLAVTKFHRMLLGRKFTLQTDHQPLLRIFGSKKGIPIHTANRLQRWALTLLCYDFDIQYVSTTQFGNADVLSRLISGHSRPEEDFIIASIQLGDDIEVPLQEAVGLLPVTFDMVRSTTTNCSVLQQVVKHIENEWPTHIKDITNPDVRPFHTHQDALELVKGCVMLGNRLVIPETLRKRILKQLHRGHPGMERMKALARSHVYWPKIDDSISDYVKQCDIHIDFAGPVNGLHFLVVIDAFSKWPEISIVRSPTTAAVINFLDEVFARFGVPTTIVSDNGTQFSSAQFAEFCKKNGIQHLRISPYHPQSNGQAERFVETLKTALLKINEEEKISESLQIFLQAYRTTPSRTLNGKTPSQLMIGRNMRTVLSLLQPRQPMTPIINQRQNDQFNRKHGVVPRNLQAGDAVYAEVYQSNSKWKWAPGVIIEAIGQVNFNVLLDEWHGRRKLIRSHANQIKHRFDDQQPTKEPTEKSSLNIFMDEFGLQDNFQQNEVTTVAPPEPAPDQEVFIDATDDDEALPEIEVSLPESIQHPQPDEEASTSRPRRMIQMPSRLEPFLVFWK, encoded by the coding sequence atgcacaaatttcccaacgGCGCTCTCAAAGCGGTAGCACATGCATCCCGTTCCCTCACCGATGCTGAAAAATGTTACGGACAGGTGGAGAAGGAAGGTCTAGCCCTGGTATTAGCTGTAACGAAGTTCCACCGGATGTTACTTGGACGCAAGTTTACGCTACAAACGGATCATCAGCCGCTCTTGAGGATATTTGGATCGAAAAAGGGGATTCCAATCCACACCGCCAATCGCTTACAACGCTGGGCACTGACGCTTCTGTGTTACGATTTTGACATCCAGTATGTATCCACCACCCAGTTCGGAAATGCCGATGTTCTTTCCCGTCTCATCAGCGGCCATTCAAGACCGGAGGAAGATTTCATCATCGCTTCGATCCAACTGGGAGATGACATTGAAGTACCTCTTCAAGAAGCAGTTGGATTACTTCCTGTGACGTTTGACATGGTACGTAGCACTACAACGAATTGCTCCGTTCTCCAGCAAGTTGTCAAGCACATTGAAAATGAATGGCCTACTCACATCAAGGACATTACAAACCCCGATGTTCGACCGTTCCACACCCATCAGGACGCCCTGGAATTGGTAAAGGGATGTGTTATGCTTGGAAACCGATTGGTGATTCCTGAAACATTGCGAAAACGGATTCTGAAGCAGCTCCATAGAGGACATCCAGGGATGGAAAGGATGAAAGCTCTCGCTAGAAGTCATGTCTACTGGCCCAAGATCGACGACAGCATTTCCGATTACGTCAAGCAGTGCGACATCCACATAGATTTTGCTGGTCCAGTCAACGGCCTGCATTTTCTAGTGGTAATCGACGCCTTTTCCAAGTGGCCGGAAATCAGCATTGTACGCTCACCGACCACAGCAGCAGTAATCAATTTCCTGGACGAAGTGTTTGCTCGCTTTGGAGTTCCAACCACCATCGTATCCGATAACGGCACACAATTTTCATCGGCGCAGTTCGCGGAATTCTGCAAGAAGAACGGAATCCAACATTTGAGAATCTCTCCGTATCATCCGCAGTCGAACGGCCAGGCGGAACGCTTTGTAGAAACCTTGAAGACGGCGTTGCTCAAGATTAACGAGGAGGAAAAGATCTCCGAATCACTGCAAATCTTCCTTCAAGCCTACAGAACAACCCCAAGTCGTACCCTGAATGGAAAAACTCCGTCACAGCTGATGATCGGAAGGAACATGCGAACAGTCCTGAGTCTACTCCAACCACGACAGCCGATGACCCCAATCATTAATCAACGACAAAATGACCAGTTCAACCGGAAACATGGCGTAGTACCTAGGAATCTACAAGCTGGTGATGCAGTTTATGCCGAGGTCTACCAATCCAATTCGAAATGGAAATGGGCTCCCGGAGTCATTATTGAAGCCATTGGGCAAGTAAACTTCAACGTTCTATTGGACGAATGGCATGGCCGACGGAAGTTGATCCGTTCACATGCCAACCAAATCAAGCATCGCTTTGACGACCAACAACCAACAAAGGAACCAACGGAGAAATCTTCCCTCAACATATTCATGGACGAGTTTGGACTGCAGGATAACTTCCAACAAAATGAAGTCACAACCGTTGCTCCTCCAGAACCAGCACCAGACCAAGAAGTTTTCATTGATGCCACTGATGATGACGAAGCACTACCAGAAATTGAAGTAAGCCTGCCGGAATCAATTCAGCATCCACAACCTGATGAGGAAGCCTCTACGAGTCGGCCCAGGCGAATGATCCAGATGCCATCTAGACTGGAACCTTTCCTAGTATTCTGGAAATAA